Proteins found in one Panicum hallii strain FIL2 chromosome 4, PHallii_v3.1, whole genome shotgun sequence genomic segment:
- the LOC112889399 gene encoding disease resistance protein RPM1-like isoform X2, with protein MEEVAECYLMELTQRSLLQVTERNACGRARTFVMHDLVREVTSIIAKREKFGIAYGDAGTTQVLHEARRLSIQRGAKSLNSLASSRLRSFILFDTEIPSSWIYDISSSFRLLRVLCLRFASIEQMPCVVTELYNLRYLDFSHTKVKEVPASFSKLVNLQVLDLRFSYVDELPLEISMLTNLRHLHVFVVHDVQQRSLNCFGSTKFLGNICHLKNLQALYTVSANKYLVSQLGNLTLMRGLGIMKVQQSFIEELWNSLTKMPNLSRLLLFASDMDEILNLKMLRPLPNLKLLWLAGKLDGGMVPSLFSKFEKLTQLKMDWSGLKEDPISSLSHMLSLVNLCLNGAYDGEQLTFCAGWFPKLRSLQLVDMEHLNLIEIEGGTLMSLHTLELTGLRNLKAVPEGIKYIRTLDQMFLTDMSNEFIERLLGSDHHIVQHIPDIRNFGSSDTQEANNFISLEYLAKKYGTGALKYSPAE; from the coding sequence ATGGAGGAAGTTGCCGAGTGTTACCTTATGGAGCTCACTCAACGCTCTCTGCTTCAGGTCACAGAAAGGAATGCATGTGGAAGGGCTAGAACATTTGTAATGCATGATCTTGTGCGAGAGGTAACTTCAATAATTGCTAAAAGGGAGAAATTTGGTATTGCTTATGGAGATGCTGGTACGACCCAAGTTTTACATGAAGCTCGCCGCTTAAGCATCCAAAGAGGTGCAAAGTCCTTAAATTCTTTGGCAAGTTCACGGCTCCGCTCCTTTATTTTGTTTGACACTGAAATACCATCTTCTTGGATATATGATATTTCATCAAGTTTCAGACTGCTGAGGGTCCTATGCCTTAGATTTGCCAGTATTGAGCAAATGCCATGCGTGGTGACAGAGTTGTATAACTTGCGTTATCTAGATTTTTCACATACAAAAGTGAAGGAGGTACCAGCATCATTCAGCAAACTTGTTAACCTTCAAGTTTTGGATCTCAGATTCAGCTACGTGGATGAGTTGCCATTGGAAATTTCTATGCTAACTAATTTGCGGCATCTACATGTATTTGTAGTCCATGATGTTCAACAAAGATCACTGAATTGCTTCGGTTCCACCAAATTTCTTGGTAACATTTGTCATCTAAAGAATCTGCAAGCTTTATACACTGTTTCAGCCAAtaaatatttagtttcacagCTGGGGAACTTGACACTGATGAGAGGTTTGGGTATAATGAAAGTGCAGCAAAGCTTCATTGAGGAGTTATGGAACTCCCTGACTAAGATGCCTAACCTGAGCAGACTGCTGCTTTTTGCATCTGATATGGATGAGATTCTAAACTTGAAAATGCTAAGGCCATTGCCAAATTTGAAGCTCCTCTGGTTGGCAGGAAAGTTAGATGGAGGCATGGTCCCATCACTATTTTCTAAGTTTGAGAAATTAACACAGTTAAAAATGGACTGGTCTGGTCTGAAGGAGGATCCTATTAGCTCCTTATCTCACATGTTAAGTTTAGTTAACCTTTGTCTCAACGGAGCATATGATGGGGAACAGCTAACTTTTTGTGCAGGATGGTTCCCCAAGCTCAGATCTTTGCAGTTAGTTGATATGGAACATCTGAATCTAATTGAGATAGAGggtggaacattgatgagtctACATACTTTGGAACTTACTGGTTTAAGGAACCTTAAAGCTGTACCAGAGGGCATCAAGTACATTAGGACACTCGACCAGATGTTTCTGACAGATATGTCAAATGAGTTCATAGAAAGGCTGCTAGGAAGTGACCATCACATTGTTCAACACATACCTGACATCCGCAATTTTGGCTCTTCTGATA
- the LOC112889399 gene encoding disease resistance protein RPM1-like isoform X1 produces the protein MADALFVILRKIALSLGEGVLERIGTELAEVAPILTDFEHSMKQIEGEFSILKAFIDQVSIHKDGDKAFDAWLDQVRDVAHEVEDIIDEYAYLTAQNQDTSSFFKRKFHQIKNFAAWQKFPGQISQVEARIQRLTEMRNRYGISVGVLDKGDKLQQHNKFSMSDFAYLTDNSEIVGNIDGITRLTQWLLEEKQDRTLIAIFGMGGLGKTTITSSVYNNKRIRRTFDCRAWVTLSQTYQAEELLREIINQLIDQRSSMASGFTTMSRMKLLEVIQIYLRDKKYIIVLDDVWDKDAWLFLNYAFVRNSCGSKVLITTRQKDVSSLAADSYVIELKTLKYAESWELFCKKAFHASTDNKCPENLISWANKIVTKCQGLPLAIVTIGSILSYHELEEQVWKFFYNQLSWHIENNPELNWISSVLNLSLNNLPSYLRSCFLYCSLYPEDYKIKRKLISKLWIAEGLVEERGDGTTMEEVAECYLMELTQRSLLQVTERNACGRARTFVMHDLVREVTSIIAKREKFGIAYGDAGTTQVLHEARRLSIQRGAKSLNSLASSRLRSFILFDTEIPSSWIYDISSSFRLLRVLCLRFASIEQMPCVVTELYNLRYLDFSHTKVKEVPASFSKLVNLQVLDLRFSYVDELPLEISMLTNLRHLHVFVVHDVQQRSLNCFGSTKFLGNICHLKNLQALYTVSANKYLVSQLGNLTLMRGLGIMKVQQSFIEELWNSLTKMPNLSRLLLFASDMDEILNLKMLRPLPNLKLLWLAGKLDGGMVPSLFSKFEKLTQLKMDWSGLKEDPISSLSHMLSLVNLCLNGAYDGEQLTFCAGWFPKLRSLQLVDMEHLNLIEIEGGTLMSLHTLELTGLRNLKAVPEGIKYIRTLDQMFLTDMSNEFIERLLGSDHHIVQHIPDIRNFGSSDTQEANNFISLEYLAKKYGTGALKYSPAE, from the coding sequence ATGGCAGATGCCCTGTTTGTGATTCTCAGAAAAATCGCTCTTTCCCTAGGAGAAGGTGTACTGGAGAGGATCGGCACAGAACTGGCGGAAGTAGCACCGATTTTGACAGATTTTGAGCACAGCATGAAACAAATCGAGGGCGAGTTCTCTATTCTGAAAGCATTTATTGACCAGGTTAGTATACACAAAGATGGGGACAAGGCATTTGATGCCTGGTTGGACCAAGTTAGAGATGTCGCCCATGAGGTGGAAGACATCATTGACGAGTATGCCTACCTTACTGCGCAAAACCAAGATACAAGCAGCTTCTTCAAGAGAAAGTTCCATCAGATTAAAAACTTTGCAGCATGGCAAAAGTTCCCTGGCCAGATCAGTCAAGTAGAAGCTCGAATTCAGAGGCTAACAGAAATGAGGAATCGGTATGGCATCTCGGTAGGTGTACTTGACAAGGGTGACAAGTTGCAGCAACACAATAAGTTCTCCATGTCAGATTTTGCTTACCTGACTGATAACTCTGAGATAGTGGGGAATATCGATGGGATCACAAGATTGACACAATGGCTTCTTGAGGAGAAACAAGACCGAACTCTAATTGCTATATTTGGTATGGGAGGTTTAGGCAAAACTACAATCACAAGCAGCGTCTACAATAATAAAAGGATCAGAAGAACATTTGATTGTCGCGCATGGGTTACTCTATCTCAGACTTACCAAGCTGAAGAACTACTTAGAGAAATCATAAATCAGTTAATAGACCAGAGATCAAGCATGGCAAGTGGTTTTACAACCATGAGTCGCATGAAATTACTAGAGGTAATACAAATCTATTTACGGGACAAAAAATATATTATCGTCTTGGACGATGTTTGGGATAAGGATGCTTGGTTATTTTTGAACTATGCATTTGTCAGAAACAGCTGTGGAAGTAAAGTGCTAATAACAACCCGGCAAAAAGATGTGTCTTCTTTGGCTGCTGACAGCTATGTTATTGAACTGAAAACACTGAAATATGCTGAATCTTGGGAGCTATTCTGTAAAAAGGCATTTCATGCATCAACAGACAACAAATGTCCTGAGAATCTTATATCTTGGGCAAACAAAATTGTCACCAAGTGTCAAGGACTGCCCCTGGCCATTGTAACCATTGGAAGTATTCTATCATACCATGAATTAGAGGAGCAGGTGTGGAAATTTTTCTACAATCAACTTAGCTGGCACATAGAAAACAATCCAGAGCTCAATTGGATTTCTAGTGTCCTGAATTTGAGCTTGAATAATCTCCCAAGTTATCTAAGGAGCTGCTTTTTGTACTGCAGCCTCTATCCTGAAGATTACAAGATAAAAAGGAAACTGATTTCCAAGCTATGGATCGCAGAAGGTCTtgtggaggagagaggagaTGGAACAACAATGGAGGAAGTTGCCGAGTGTTACCTTATGGAGCTCACTCAACGCTCTCTGCTTCAGGTCACAGAAAGGAATGCATGTGGAAGGGCTAGAACATTTGTAATGCATGATCTTGTGCGAGAGGTAACTTCAATAATTGCTAAAAGGGAGAAATTTGGTATTGCTTATGGAGATGCTGGTACGACCCAAGTTTTACATGAAGCTCGCCGCTTAAGCATCCAAAGAGGTGCAAAGTCCTTAAATTCTTTGGCAAGTTCACGGCTCCGCTCCTTTATTTTGTTTGACACTGAAATACCATCTTCTTGGATATATGATATTTCATCAAGTTTCAGACTGCTGAGGGTCCTATGCCTTAGATTTGCCAGTATTGAGCAAATGCCATGCGTGGTGACAGAGTTGTATAACTTGCGTTATCTAGATTTTTCACATACAAAAGTGAAGGAGGTACCAGCATCATTCAGCAAACTTGTTAACCTTCAAGTTTTGGATCTCAGATTCAGCTACGTGGATGAGTTGCCATTGGAAATTTCTATGCTAACTAATTTGCGGCATCTACATGTATTTGTAGTCCATGATGTTCAACAAAGATCACTGAATTGCTTCGGTTCCACCAAATTTCTTGGTAACATTTGTCATCTAAAGAATCTGCAAGCTTTATACACTGTTTCAGCCAAtaaatatttagtttcacagCTGGGGAACTTGACACTGATGAGAGGTTTGGGTATAATGAAAGTGCAGCAAAGCTTCATTGAGGAGTTATGGAACTCCCTGACTAAGATGCCTAACCTGAGCAGACTGCTGCTTTTTGCATCTGATATGGATGAGATTCTAAACTTGAAAATGCTAAGGCCATTGCCAAATTTGAAGCTCCTCTGGTTGGCAGGAAAGTTAGATGGAGGCATGGTCCCATCACTATTTTCTAAGTTTGAGAAATTAACACAGTTAAAAATGGACTGGTCTGGTCTGAAGGAGGATCCTATTAGCTCCTTATCTCACATGTTAAGTTTAGTTAACCTTTGTCTCAACGGAGCATATGATGGGGAACAGCTAACTTTTTGTGCAGGATGGTTCCCCAAGCTCAGATCTTTGCAGTTAGTTGATATGGAACATCTGAATCTAATTGAGATAGAGggtggaacattgatgagtctACATACTTTGGAACTTACTGGTTTAAGGAACCTTAAAGCTGTACCAGAGGGCATCAAGTACATTAGGACACTCGACCAGATGTTTCTGACAGATATGTCAAATGAGTTCATAGAAAGGCTGCTAGGAAGTGACCATCACATTGTTCAACACATACCTGACATCCGCAATTTTGGCTCTTCTGATA